The DNA sequence TACGGCCAGCTGATGCACGACGTAATGCGTCGATCATCACAATTAATTCCATTAAATTATCATTTGTAGGTGCACAGGTAGATTGCACGATGAAAACATCTGAACCACGTACGTTTTCAGTGATTTCAAAGCTAATTTCACCATCACTAAAGCTGCCAACTTTGGCTTCGCCTAAAGTAATATATAAGCGATTAGCAATTTCTTTGGCCAGTTCAGGGGTGGCATTACCCGCAAAGATCTTCATGTCAGGCACAGTCAGTTCCTCAGAAACTTTTGACATTAATATTTGACTATTTGTTCAAAGGTGCATTTGCAACAAATAGCATGAATAAAACAGCATTAACTTTAGGCACTAGTTATTGGCTTAGCAAGTTAATAACTATTGATAATTTTATTTTAAGCAGGTAATAATTAGGTATTACAAGCTTGCAATTTGCGTAATTAACGGCGATTTATTTAATCCTTTAGCAACGAAGGACGTAATTCCATTAGGGAGTTTTGCTTGTACTTCGCACGCCTGTTCTTGGCTGGTAAAGCGTGAAAAAACGCAGGCACCAGTTCCCGTCATTCTTGACGGCGCGTATTCTATCAACCAAGCCAGTAGCTTGGCAACCTCAGAGTAGTGTTTTATTACCATGGTTTGACAGTCATTGTGGAAAAATTCATCGTTCATTATGTTTACTAAATGGTCAGGTTTTTCCAGTTTTTCTGTGTTCCTTGGTAAGTCCCCTGATGTAAATACGCTTTGCGTGGATATGCTGACATTGGGTTTACTGACCAAATACCAAGCTTCTTCTGGTGAGGCTGGCGTGAATTTCTCGCCAACACCTTGGGCAAAAGCAGCATGACCGTGAATAAAAATAGGCACATCGGCACCAAGGGTTAATCCTAAATGTGCTAATTCAGTTATTGAGTAGTTTGCTTGCCAAAGGGTGTTAAGTGCCAGTAAAACCGTTGCAGCGTTAGATGAGCCACCGCCGAGTCCGCCGCCCATAGGTAATATTTTATCAATGCTTATGTTAACGCCCAAAATAGGGGAGTGCTGATCTTGACGTATTTTTTCTTGTAATAATCGCGCCGCTTTAACAATGAGGTTGTCGTCATCGTTTACGCCAGCTATCGGTGTCAGTAATTGAATTTTTTCACTGGCAGTAACCGTAAAGGATAGCGTGTCACAGTGATCGAGAAATTGAAATAATGTCTCAAGTTCATGGTAGCCATCACTGCGCCTGCCCACTATATGTAAAAACAAATTAAGTTTAGCGGGGGCGCTAAAGGTTTTAGTTTGGTTAATGAATCTATTCATAATAATGATTTGTTATGCTTTAAAATTAAAGTACGGCTTAATTAAGATAATTTCGGCTATAGCAATACACTTGCTCATACGCGCCACTTATCAATAACTAATTTGATGGTTAAGTCACCTTTGCTGATAGTGAGCTTTTTTGCCAAAATGAATTGCTTAATTGCTTGGTAGTTACCGTAGTGAATGCGCCAAGCTTCATGGTTATTTGTATTTGTCTCTAAGCTACTTAACAGGTACTCAGGCAATTGTGTTTCTGGGTGATAGCTGATTTGGTCACTGTCTAAATAAGGTAAACCTTTAAGCCAAAAGTTTAACGCTTTCGTTGGTAAGGTGAAGCCAGTAAGTTGATAAATCAGTGCTGTTAAGTCTTCTCCTTGGTAAGTTTTACCATCAACTTTTACCTTATGATGGCCATTGCTTGAAGATAATTGCAAGACATTGATACCTAAATAACTGGTTAAGTTGAGGTTTTGCTGCTGAGTTTCTTCATTTATTTGCCAATGGAAATTGGCGCGCTCGCGTTTGTTACTTTGAATAAAGGCTATTTTTCCTGTGATTTGCCACTGGCTAAGCTGCTGGAGTAACTGTGCTCTTTCTTGGTGAGGGTGTACTGATTCTATCGGGGGAATAGCCTTATTTGTTGTACAGGCGGATAAAAAAAACATTGCCAATACTAGTATGGTCAGCAGGCGGTAAATTGATGAAGACTGAGTGTTTATCATGAAGAAGTTGTTATCGTTACAGTGTGACTAGTAAGAGTTTATTTATTGGAACACAGGCTCTAGCAATGTGCAATAACAACAAATTTTACTGGTTGGCGACAAGAATTTCTCGGCAGTTTTTATTTCAGATCATGGTTTAATCGTAAAACCTGAGTAATAATAGGGAAATACTTGAATGACTCAGGTATAATGCGCAAGCAAGTGATTTAAGGTCGGTTACTAAACAAGTAGCTGCCAGTAAAATTGTTAATATAGTATAAAATACATGATTAATATCTACGCTAAAGTTAACGTATTGATTGTTAGTCATATGAAAGATATAGGTTAATTATTTTGTCCATTGTTGCTGTTGGAATCAATCATAAAACTGCTCCTGTTGCTGTAAGGGAAAAAATTTCCTTTAATCCGGATAAGTTATCGACTGCGCTGCAGGAGATGCTGACTGAGGTTCAGTGTAAGGAAGTAGCAATATTATCTACTTGTAACCGTACTGAACTGTATTTAGTTCAAGATGGTGATGTAGAAAATACTCAGCAGCGATTGGTGCAATGGTTAGAGAGTTATCACAACGTTCCTGCCTCTACTATATTACCTAGCCTTTATTGGCATCAAGATCAGCAAGCCGTGAATCATATGATGCGTGTTGCCTGCGGACTTGATTCATTGGTATTAGGTGAGCCGCAAATTCTAGGGCAAATGAAGCAAGCCTATAGCCAAGCGAAAGCCGCTGGCTCTATGGCACTTGTGATGGATCGCTTATTTCAGCGTACTTTTGGTGTAGCCAAGCAAGTACGCACTGAAACTGAAATTGGTGCAAGCGCTGTATCTGTTGCCTTTGCTTCAGTTAACCTTGCTAAACATATCTTTGCTAGCCTAGAAAAAGCGCGCGTGTTACTTGTTGGTGCCGGTGAAACAATAGAGCTAGTTGCCAAACATTTATATGAAAATAATGTCGGTAAAATTACCGTAGCAAACCGTACTATTGCGCGAGCAGAAGGTATGGCGAAGCAAATTGGCGCCGATGTGATTACGTTAGCGCAAATACCTGAGCACATTTGTCAAGCCGATATCGTCATTAGTTCGACAGGCTCTACTTTACCTATTATTGGTAAAGGTATGGTTGAGCAGGCGCTGGTTGCTCGTAAACATAAGCCTATTTTTATGGTTGATTTAGCTGTTCCTCGAGATATTGAAGAGCAAGTATCTGAGCTTGAAGATGTCTTTCTTTATACGGTTGATGACCTACAAGGTATTATTGCTAAGAATATTGAAAATCGTCGCAAAGCAGCGGTGCAAGCAGAAAGTATTGTTAACAGTCAATCAGACAGTTTTATGGCTTGGCTACGTGGTTTAAATACCCAAGATACTGTGATTACTTACCGTAAGCAGTGCTTAGCTAATCGTGATCAGTTACTTGAAAAAGCACTGGTACAATTAAAAAATGGTAAATCTTCAGAAGCGGTTGTGGCAGAGTTAGCAACTAAGCTTACTAATAAATTTATGCATGCGCCAACAAGTGCGCTGCAATCTGCGGCGCAAGGTGGCGAGCTAGATAAGCTGCTTTACTTACGCGATATTTTCGATATTGATCCGAAAGAATAACTTATCTCGTTAAAAAGTCTCGCAATATCTTCTTTCATTTGCTCACTGTGCTAGAATAGCGTCAGTTTCGCCAACCTTAATTTTTGTGGTTGGCAATTATCAGTATTTAGAAATAAGATTTTATTCATGAAACCCTCAGTTTATCAAAAGCTTGAAGTGTTAGTTGAACGCTTCGAAGAAGTACAAGCGCTATTATCAGATCCTGATACCATCAATGATCAAGAAAAATTCAGAGCCTTATCTCAAGAATTTAAGCAATTAGAAGAAGTCACACAAACCTTTACTTCCTATAAAGAAGCAGAAGATGACTTTGCGACGGCTGAATTAATGCTTAAAGATGACGATCCTGATATGCGTGAAATGGCGCAGGAAGAGTATAAAGAAGCAAAGCAAGCGGTTGCCGATATTGCTGATAAGCTGCAGATTCTATTACTACCTCGTGACCCTAACGATGATAATAACTGTTTTGTTGAAATTCGAGCAGGTGCTGGCGGTGATGAAGCGGCAATTTTTGCTGGTGATCTCTTTAGAATGTACAGCCGTTATGCAGAGAAGCAAGGCTGGAAAATTGAAGTAATGAACAGTAATGAAAGCGAGCAGGGCGGCTATAAAGAACTGATCATGAAAGTAAACGGTGAAGGTGTTTACGGTCAGATGAAATTTGAGTCAGGCGGACACCGTGTTCAACGTGTACCAGAAACAGAATCTCAAGGTCGTGTTCATACTTCAGCTTGTACTGTGGTTGTTATGCCTGAAATTCCTGAGTCGCAAGCCATTGAAATCAATAAGGCCGA is a window from the Litorilituus sediminis genome containing:
- the hemA gene encoding glutamyl-tRNA reductase, with the translated sequence MSIVAVGINHKTAPVAVREKISFNPDKLSTALQEMLTEVQCKEVAILSTCNRTELYLVQDGDVENTQQRLVQWLESYHNVPASTILPSLYWHQDQQAVNHMMRVACGLDSLVLGEPQILGQMKQAYSQAKAAGSMALVMDRLFQRTFGVAKQVRTETEIGASAVSVAFASVNLAKHIFASLEKARVLLVGAGETIELVAKHLYENNVGKITVANRTIARAEGMAKQIGADVITLAQIPEHICQADIVISSTGSTLPIIGKGMVEQALVARKHKPIFMVDLAVPRDIEEQVSELEDVFLYTVDDLQGIIAKNIENRRKAAVQAESIVNSQSDSFMAWLRGLNTQDTVITYRKQCLANRDQLLEKALVQLKNGKSSEAVVAELATKLTNKFMHAPTSALQSAAQGGELDKLLYLRDIFDIDPKE
- the ispE gene encoding 4-(cytidine 5'-diphospho)-2-C-methyl-D-erythritol kinase; this translates as MNRFINQTKTFSAPAKLNLFLHIVGRRSDGYHELETLFQFLDHCDTLSFTVTASEKIQLLTPIAGVNDDDNLIVKAARLLQEKIRQDQHSPILGVNISIDKILPMGGGLGGGSSNAATVLLALNTLWQANYSITELAHLGLTLGADVPIFIHGHAAFAQGVGEKFTPASPEEAWYLVSKPNVSISTQSVFTSGDLPRNTEKLEKPDHLVNIMNDEFFHNDCQTMVIKHYSEVAKLLAWLIEYAPSRMTGTGACVFSRFTSQEQACEVQAKLPNGITSFVAKGLNKSPLITQIASL
- the prfA gene encoding peptide chain release factor 1; protein product: MKPSVYQKLEVLVERFEEVQALLSDPDTINDQEKFRALSQEFKQLEEVTQTFTSYKEAEDDFATAELMLKDDDPDMREMAQEEYKEAKQAVADIADKLQILLLPRDPNDDNNCFVEIRAGAGGDEAAIFAGDLFRMYSRYAEKQGWKIEVMNSNESEQGGYKELIMKVNGEGVYGQMKFESGGHRVQRVPETESQGRVHTSACTVVVMPEIPESQAIEINKADLKVDTFRASGAGGQHVNKTDSAIRITHIPTGVVVECQDQRSQHKNRAQAMSVLQARLQQAEDEKRRSEEESSRRNLVASGDRSERIRTYNFPQGRMSDHRINLTLYRLAEIMEGNLQLVMEPIMQENQADLLAELAEQE
- the lolB gene encoding lipoprotein insertase outer membrane protein LolB, with protein sequence MFFLSACTTNKAIPPIESVHPHQERAQLLQQLSQWQITGKIAFIQSNKRERANFHWQINEETQQQNLNLTSYLGINVLQLSSSNGHHKVKVDGKTYQGEDLTALIYQLTGFTLPTKALNFWLKGLPYLDSDQISYHPETQLPEYLLSSLETNTNNHEAWRIHYGNYQAIKQFILAKKLTISKGDLTIKLVIDKWRV